From Domibacillus sp. DTU_2020_1001157_1_SI_ALB_TIR_016, a single genomic window includes:
- a CDS encoding MarR family transcriptional regulator, giving the protein MQKKSYLPDLLSDKHLLLRQKVRMLWQQSGREDVTLAESHLLSLLEQQPETIAGAARKMNISRQAVHRCAKGLIEKNYIDDKMIQKNERDKVLVLTDKGSAFCREIIEVKQQVEEEIAEKIGHENVIWLKKLLEENWGNKIM; this is encoded by the coding sequence ATGCAAAAAAAGAGCTATTTACCGGATTTGCTAAGTGACAAACACTTGCTGCTCCGCCAAAAAGTTCGAATGCTATGGCAACAGTCAGGCAGGGAAGATGTGACACTGGCAGAGTCCCACTTGCTCAGCCTGCTTGAGCAGCAGCCGGAAACCATCGCCGGTGCTGCAAGAAAAATGAATATTTCACGCCAGGCCGTTCATCGATGTGCTAAAGGGCTGATTGAAAAAAACTATATTGATGACAAAATGATACAAAAAAATGAGCGTGACAAAGTGCTGGTACTCACGGACAAAGGCAGTGCTTTTTGCAGGGAGATCATTGAGGTGAAGCAGCAAGTAGAAGAAGAGATTGCAGAAAAGATTGGACATGAAAACGTAATCTGGCTAAAAAAGCTGCTGGAGGAGAACTGGGGCAATAAAATCATGTAA
- a CDS encoding hydrolase — MEQEKQTYYVDLNSESILPEPIDSPSFVIHATPREADVLKAVMDDKYGADVEAFVRAHIPYLEYHHDPQNDRYDASQRVLYSLIYLLGDQAAKQHIEQMGILTDRKEDDPDEIQRFR, encoded by the coding sequence TTGGAACAGGAAAAGCAGACATACTATGTGGATTTAAACAGTGAAAGTATCCTGCCCGAGCCGATAGACAGCCCAAGCTTTGTTATTCATGCGACCCCAAGAGAAGCCGATGTGTTAAAAGCGGTAATGGATGATAAATACGGAGCCGATGTGGAGGCGTTTGTTCGTGCGCATATTCCTTATTTAGAATATCATCATGATCCGCAAAACGACCGTTACGACGCTTCACAAAGGGTTCTTTATTCTCTGATTTATTTGCTGGGAGACCAAGCAGCAAAACAGCATATTGAGCAGATGGGGATTTTAACAGACCGAAAAGAGGACGACCCGGATGAAATTCAGCGTTTCAGGTAA